AAAATACCTTCCGACAGGAAACCATACACAATAAAAAAGCGACATCGTTAAAAATTGGTCATAACCATAATTCAATTCGTTGAAGGACTTAAAAATCAGTAGTTGAAGGATTAGTGCTATAGAAGTTACAAATCGTGTTAAGAAGCCTACCATCATTAGGATTAGCATCGTGACATAAATAATTTTGATGTTTCCATAGAAGAAATCAACCATACCATACAGAGATAGGTAATGATTTATCCATTCAAACGAATCTCGATACTCACTAAAAAAGTACATTAATTCACGTGGAATAAAGGTTTCATCTTTAGAGAAAAGAAGAGGAAAGTCGACCCCCAATGCCAGTATATCAACAAGGGCAATGAATGAAACAGCAATCCTAAAAAAAGTAAGAAAAAACTTCTCTTGTTCAAAATCCTGAGTTGAATAAAAAGCTTTCCATTTAGATAAGGTCATATTGGTAAATTTTTTCGATGTAAACTACGTTTTTATTTAACTTCTTTTCATTCCATATACTAATAGGAAGCACAGTAATGAGGCTAATTTTATACGAATAAGCATTGGCAATGTGTTTGGATACACGCTTCCCTAGGTGTTTAAATACCTTCTCTACGTATTTATCTCTTAAATCTATTAATTTTTGATTTGTTTTTTTATCTCTTTTCATTCTTCCTGTTTCATCAATAAAATTAGATATATGGGTAGGAAAACCATCAAAACGACTTTTACCGACTGTTGTTTGAAAATGAAAAGTATCATCTTTAAATATCACATTACAGTTTTTATCAAGTATTTCTATAGTAACAAATTTTTGAGTTGCCACACTTGTTCCAAAAAAGCCATAACCTGTATTTGTTCCCGTTAAAATACGATAAGTATTAAAAAGAGGAAGACTATAGAAAAAAGATGAAATACTACTAATGAATGGGATTGGTCGATCTATTTTTTCATTAACTGAAATATAGCCTTTAATGCACAAATGTGTGGCAAAAAAGAGAATGAATGAAAAATGTATCACTGCAAAAATTAGGCTTTTTTTCATTGTTATATTCATATTGTTTAGGCAGTTTCAAGCATTGAAACTGCCTAAAAATTACTAGTAATTAGAAAGAGCTTGATTCAATACATCTAAGTCTGAACCTGTCGCAACTTGTGTCCATTCTTTGTGATATTCGCTCCACACAACATCTTTATCCGTTTTGGTAGAATATGAATTTGAAAAAGATTTGGCTAAACCAGTATTGAAAGTATTCAATTCTGTTTGAATATCGTAAGTGCCCGTAGTTTTATCCGCATTTTTAAAAGAGAATGTCAGGAGGCTAAGAGCCAATAATGCGGAAGATAGAATGATTCTTTTCATGATAGTTAAAATGTTAGTTTTGTTATTTTTACCAATGACGTTACTAATAATTGGAAAGTGCGTGATCCAAAATTTCTAAGTCTGAACCCGCTACCACTTGTGTCCAGTCTTTATGCCATTCACTCCATACTACATCTTTATCAGACTTGCTAGTATGAGCACTCGAAAAGCTTTTTGCTAAACCAGTGTTCAACGTATTTAATTCTGTTTGAACATCATAAACTCCCGTAGTTTTATCCGCATTTTTAAATGAGAACGTCAGGAGGCTAAGTGCCAATAATGCAGAAGATAAAATGATTTTTTTCATGATATTAATAATTAAATAGTTAGACTCTCATTTTATTTAGCCTTTGGAGAGCTTTCTTAGGCTACATACATTTATATATTGGGTATGCTCCAAATATCCTTTATTTTTCTTTGGGTCAAAGGCATTATCCCGCAATTCGTAGCTACAAGAATATCTTGAGTGGTTATAAAAAAGATTGATTAAATCAACCTTTATCAAAGATATGAGAATAAGAAGAGAGAAGACAATAGGTAGCACCCTATGATTTTTTGAGTACCCATCCCCAATTTTGTCAATTTATTTATTTTTTTACGCTTTCAGTTAAAAAAACAGATAAAGCGGCTAAGTTGTGTTCAGTAGAAAGGTGTAATTTTTTACGAATATTTACTCTATGGTTTTCAACTGTTTTCTTTGAAATAAAAAGTGCCTCTGCTATCATATTTGAAGAATATCCTTTTGATAAAAGGTCTATTATTCTTTTTTCCATTTTACCTAAAGAAGGGTAATTCATGAAGGCAAGTTCTAAAACCTCGGAAGGAATAGAGTCGTATGGCTTGGAAATATTGATTATTTTGATGGCCTTCGATACAGCCTCTTCAAATCGTTCTATACTAAAGGGTTTGTACAAATAGTCTATGGCCGACACCTGTAAAGCGTCTATAATCTTTTCAGAATATCCCGATACAAAGATTACATTGATGAAGGAATGATGATGAACGGCTTGATACAATTCTATCCCTGATAATTTAGGCATATTAATATCTGTGATAAGTAAATCAACAGGGTTTTTTAGGAGGAACGAGAGTGCATCTAATGGTGTATGAAAAATCGCTTTTAATGAAAGGTGATTATTTTGTTCAAAATAGTATTTCAATAGCTCAAGGCTTGACTCTTCATCATCAACAATTACACAAGAAAGTTTGTTTTTCATTTTGTAGAAGTTGTTTAAAGGTATATTAGGTTATAGCATATTCATATGTTAAAAATAATAAAATGTAACTTTAAATACAAATTTATACGCTCATTTTTAAATTTATACGTATAATTAATATAATGGCTAAACGTAAAAAATAATAACCTAGAGGGTTTTGTCAACATTAAAAATTCTTACGTTTATCGTCTTCGATTTATGGCAAAAATCGAAATTTGAAAGAGCAGTAGAACTGAAGTTTGTAATCAGACCTACTGCTCCCTGTAACAAATTAGTAATTTTATTGCCACATCATAAACCCTTCATAGGCAAAGTATATTACCGCTACATAAAAGCTGTATTTTAGGGCTTTCTTTACTACTTTGTAGCTTTTGAAAAGTATCGGATGATAAACTGATTTGTTAAACGGCACTTTTGTTGATTGTTCCATAGTATTGATTTTAATTGTTATGAAAAGTTGTTAGTTTAATGCTTTGCAAATAGTAATAACATTGCTTCGGTAGTGACTAAACGTAGCGTTTTATCGCAGCCATCAAGGTAGAGCTTCTGATTATTCCTCCAGATCTTGTCTGTTTTATCATACTGTTGGTTGTAACAGAGGTTTTGAATACAAGACTCATTTAGCATAAAGGCTTTCGATTTGGGCAGACCATGCAGCAATCGTTTCGGCATTGGCTCTGTCAGCTTTGTCAAAGAAGAAATGTTGCTCGATTTCAAATCCACAATAAGTAAAAATACCTTTGTCGGATGTGAGCGAAAGGGCTTTGTTCATTCCAATACTTTCATATTCTGCATGTGATTTTCCATGAGTATTGATAATGGTTGTTCGTTTGCCCGTAAGCAAACCTTTTTGAACACCTTGAACGTAACGATAGGCAAAGCCATAGCTAAAGACACGGTCGATAAAGCCTTTCATAATGGCAGGCATTCCTGTCCACCAAATAGGATAAATAAACGTAATATGGTCTGCCCACAAAATGTAATCCTGTTCAAGTTTTACATCATCTGCCACTTTTCCCATGCGTTGTCCATTCATATCTTCTAATGAAAGCACAGGGCTGAAATGAAGCTGATACAAATCTCTTATTTCAATGTCGTGATTGTTGCTTTGCAAACTATCTACAACTGTCTGCATAAGGTGATGGTTCAGACTGCCATCATTAGGATGAGCATAAATAATTAAATGTTTCATGGTCTTATCTTTTAATTTTGATAAGACAAAACTACAGTAACACCTTTTGCTAAAATTGTAAGAAAACGAAATGGAACTTATTCAGCTTTGGCCATACAAATATCTTGCTGGAACTTGATGTACTTTGTTGGGCTAATATTGATATAATGCTTAAAATCGTGAATAAGTTGGCTTTGGTCATAATATCCACATTGGCTGATGATTTCAAACCAATCAATTTTACTGGTATTTGAAGCAATGTTTTGAATGAGCTGAATGGCTTTCAAAAAACGTTGATAGCGGCAGATTTCTTTGGCCGTAAATCCTAAGGTTTTTTTATGGGTGAGTTGAATATTTCTTTCGGTTTGGTTTTGCTGACTGGCAACGATTTTGATTGGATTTAGGTTTTCGTTTTTAAGATTTGTCAACTTTTCAACGATTGTATGTCGTTGTTTTAAATAAGGTTTACAAAATTCAAGCATGAACTCTACTCGACGATGCGTATCATCTATTTTATTAAGTTCTACCCATAAAGCAGTAAAACAGTTTTCATCGAGCAAATCGTCGGGGTGGAGGGGCAAATGTTCGGCAATTGATGCGTTGCCAAAGAAACGATAGAAGGCGTCGTCTTTAAAATTGGCCACTAAAATCTCGGAATTGGGTGGCAAAGAATAATCAAAAGCCTGCTTAATTGGCCCAATAACAAGGCATTTATCAACGGCTAATTCAGTATTGTATTTGGAATGAAGTATTGCTTTTACGCCAAAATTAAAAATCAGGATAGTTTGAAACGAAGGTAATAAAGTTTTTGAAATATTATCAGAAGAATTGTTTTTAGCATAATAAAAGTGAGAAAATACTTCCTCATAGTCTGTCGGAACAGCTATTCTCAAGCTGATATATTTACTTTTGTGTGCTAGCATTTTTGAATTTTAGGTAAAAATACAAAAAGAAACTACCCAAGAGTAGCTTCTTTTTGATAAAATAAACCCTATTTACTGCTTAACTGATAATAACTTTAGCACAGCTTCGCCCACTTCTTTGGCTGATTGTGGATTTTGTCCTGTTACTACTCTTTGGTCAACAGCTACGTGTGGTTGCCAAAGCCCTGATTTTTCAAACTTTGCTCCACGCTCAATAAGTGTAGTTTCCAAAGCAAAAGGAACTACGTTCTCTAATTTAACTGCGATTTCTTCTTCATTGGTAAAAGCATTGATTTTCTTACCCTCAACCAAATATTTGCCTGTCGATAATTTAATATTTACCAAACCCGCTGGCCCGTGACATACTGCACTTACAATACCATTGTTCTCATAAATTTTCTGAGCAATAATGGCAAGTTCTTTATTATCAGCCAAATCCCACATAGCACCATGGCCACCTGCATAAAAAATAGCTGCATATTCTTTCGGCTTGATTTGGCTTGGTTTACGTGTATTTTCAATTTTGGTATGGTATTTTGCATTTTCCCAAAACTTTTTGTTTACTGTATCTTCCAAATTAAACCCGTCAACAGGAGCTTTCCCACCTTTGGGGCTTACAAAATCTATTTCATATCCAGCCTTGTGCAACACCTCCCAAGGGTGTGCCACTTCCGATAAATAATAGCCTGTAGTTTCGCCTGTATTTCCTTTTTTGTCATGGCTTGTTACCACGAATAGAATTTTCTTCATTGTATTTGAGTGTTTGGTTTGTGCAAATACTTGATTGTGATATGACAAAATAGTAGCAATCACCACAATCATTATTGCGATTTTTTTCAATGCGTTTTTCATCTTTTGTATTGTTTAATATTGACAAGGCAAAGTTGATAACAAAGGCAAAAATCGTACAGGAGGTATGTCACAAATTTGATGTGATGTATGTCACATTATGAAGAAAGACGGCTTAGGGTTTCTCTGGAAACCCCAATATAAGAAGCGATTAGTGTTTTGGGAACTCGTTGAAAAAGGCTGGGGTAATTTACCAATAAATCTTCGTAACGCTCTTTGGCATTGTTGTTTAGCAAAGATAAAATTCTGCGTTGTAAGGCTATGTAGCCCAAATTTGATTTTTTTCTAAAAAAGTGTTCAATCTTGTGAAGTTCAGCACATATTTTTTCACGATTAGTAAGAGAAATACAAAGTAATTCTACTTCTTCAATACAATTAATTGCTAAAGTAGCTGTACTTTGACCAAAATAGGCTTGATAATCGGTAATCCACCAATCTTCCATCGCAAATTGCAAAATATGTTCTTTGCCATCGTGGTTGGTAAACGATGCTTTGAGTAAGCCCTTCACCACAAAATAATCGTTGATAACGCTATCACCTTCTTGAATAAGGAATTGATGTTTTTTTAGCTTTTTGGTGGTAAAATGAGAAAGAATATAGTCAAATTCTTGGTCTGTCAGCGGAGTTATTTTTTCAAAATGTTGTCTTAGCACTTTAGTCATTTTTAAAGGAAATGTTTTGAGAATTATTACCGAAAATTGACACTTAGCTACAAGTATTGTTAAAAACGTTTCTTTGTTCAATAATACTTGTAGCTAGACTTTGTAAATACATTATAAAGTTTTTTAACGATTTCTTTTGTTATTTGATTTCAAAATTGTGCTAAGATATTGTCTTACCTAGCCAGTTGATTCTATCTTCAAAAATAGTATAACAATCGATTTTAAGTATTTTTTCACGGCTCATTTGGCAAAAACAGCTAAATAAGGATTACCCTTTACCATTTTTCTTGCTACCAATTTCAATGCAATCAGCTCAGTGGCCACAACAGGCAGCCTTGAAAATTGGTAGCAATTTAATTCAAATGGTAAAACTTAATAAGCTTGAGAAATTAATGTTTTTGAAAATCTATGAAAAATGTACGTATCAAATTGAATATAGACTAGGGAACACTATAGCTGGTTGCGATGAAGTCCCAGAAGAACTCCCTTTCATCCAAGCCGACATAGAAAAGCTATCAAACACTAAAATGATCAATAATTGGATTTTAGAGAATTGTAAATAAATAAGCCCATTTAAAATTATATCACCCAAATATAAACAACCTTTTCAGCGTGACATTACTGAAAATGCTACATTAACTCTAAGAGAAAAACAACCCAATAAATAGGTTGTCTGGTTTAGAAGAAAAGACGAAGGCATTTTTTGATGTATGGGACATCGTTTTTTAAAATTATTTACTCAAATCAAGACCCATTCTATTTCGTTCTTGTAGTAGAGTTAGTAAAAATTGCAAGTTTTACGGATATTAAAAGTAATTTTTAAAGCATTCTAAAAAGGTAGGAAAGCGTCGAATATTATTCTCTATATCAAGACTATCACGATACCTTTGAGGGATATCATTATAGATTTGACGAGACCGTAATTCTCCAAAATCTATAATATGAGTATGCTTGGCAGAATCTTTCCCTTCAAAGCATTGTTATTTAAAGCTTTTGGCGAATATTGAAGACAGTATGTATTGAGGCATAAAAACAAAAAAGCGAGCTATTTAGCTCGCTTGCAGTACTTTGATAATCTGTATGGTAGTCCGTACGGGAATCGAACCCGTGTTTCATCCGTGAAAGGGACGTGTCCTAACCCCTAGACGAACGGACCAATTGGGGTATTTACTATGGACTATCAATCAATGAGAGTCTGGAAAAAAAAGCCCCGATTCTGTTTGAATCAGAGCTTTTGTAGTCCGTACGGGAATCGAACCCGTGTTTCATCCGTGAAAGGGACGTGTCCTAACCCCTAGACGAACGGACCAATTGGGGTAACGAACTTTGAAAAGTTATTTCCTTTTCGTTTTTCGTGGTGCAAAATTACTGGTTTTATTGATACACTCCAAATGTTTTTTTGAAAAAAAAATGAAATATTTTCAAACTGCCTGATAGTGAGTAGGTTTGGAAAGTATTTTTTTCTATTCTCTAGTAGAAGCCTTTTATTGGTAAGGTGTTTGATTTTTTCATTTTCAGTTTTTATTTTTTCTCCTAAATAAATTCTAAATTTAAGTTCTGAAAATACCATTTTTGAAAACAAAAACTATGAATGAAATAACATCGGCACATTTGAGTTCTCAGCAGGCATGGGAGCATATCAAAAGTGATAAGGCTTTATTTAACCAATTTGAAGCTGAAATTCTACCGCCTTATATCAATAGCTGTCGGTGGTTTGCTGGAAAAGCACGTACTCAAGAGCGTTTTTCTATCAAAACGGCCATGGAAATACCAATCAAGGATTCAATAGCTTTGTTGTGTATTGTTGAGGTGCTGTATAGCGACGGAGAAACCGAAAGCTATTTATTGCCTTTGTCGTTTATTGAGGCAACCCTGTCAAAAGAGATTATTTCAACAGGTATCATCACACTGGCTTACATCAACAATAAGCGTGGTTTTGTTATTGATGCCTTATACGATGAGCGTTTTCAGCAGGCTCTGTTTTATCAAATTGCTCATGCTGAGCCTTTACAGCAGACGGTCGGAAAGTTGGATTTTGTACGAGGGAAAGGACTTGCGGGTGAAGATATTAATGCCCCTATTGCTTCAAAAGCTCTTACTTTGGCATCGTCAAACTCGGCTATGGTTTTTGGCGAAAAATACTTTATGAAGCTGTATCGTAAATTATTCCGAGAAACCAACCCAGAGGTAGAAATGATTGAGTTTTTGACTGAGTTTTCGGATTTTGCTTTTATTCCTGCTTTTGCTGGTAGTATTACTTGGAAATCTGATGGACTTGAGGATATTACCTTGGGAATGATGCAGAGAATGGTTGATAATCAGGCTGATAGCTGGGAAATGACAGGGGGGCAGTTGGATGACTTTGTGGAGGCATTTGTTGAAAAAACATTCTCGATTAAGGAACAGGTTTTTGAACAAGTAGAGCTTTTGGCTCAGCGAACTGCCGAAATGCACTTGGCTTTGTATGCTCCCAATGCCGATAAAATGTTTGCGACTGAGGTTTTTACAGAAGATTATCGCCGATTTATTCATACTCGACTTTGCCATTTGTTAGATAAACGCTACAACCTTCTGATTGAAAAATATACTAGTATTACCGACCCCGTAACCCGAAAATTGGCTTGGGACTTTATGGAGGCCAAAGAGTTGATAGATGAATTTGCTGATCAGATTTTGACTAAAGATTTGGAATCACTTCGGATTAGAATTCATGGGGATTATCATTTGGGGCAGGTGCTAGCAACTAGCAATGATTATATCATTATTGATTTTGAAGGTGAACCTGAAAGTTCTATTACAGACCGTAAAATCAAACATTCGCCTCTGAAAGATGTAGCAGGTATGATTAGAAGCTACCATTATGCTATTTCTGCAAAAATGTTTAACGACCCTGATGCGGCCAAATTGGATACAACAAGAGTTCAATTGGCGGCCGACCGATGGTATAAGTTGATTTTGCAGACTTTTATGGAAAAATATCTTGATACTTTTGGCAAGCCGCACCCTCTTTTCAAAAATAATAATGAAATAAATTTCTTGATGTTGATTTATTTATTAGAAAAAGCGGTGTATGAGCTAGGCTACGAAATTAGTTATCGCCCTGATTGGGTCAAAATTCCTCTCAAAGGGATTGTCAATGTAATCCGAGAAATAGAAAAATTGAAAATGTAGACAAAGATACCTATGAGTATTGGAGAGGATGCAAAGGATTTGTTACTTGTTTCGATACAATAATTTGTAGCAATAGCAGGGCAACTATAACGGTTGCCCTTATAGGAGAATTGGGTATAGTAATTGGGGATACAAACAAAAAATCTGCTATTGAAGCTGTTTTAATTTCTAAAATGAGTTTGAACAGCTTCATGAGTTTTTAACATAGAAGAAACATTTAGATACGCTAATTTACTGAAACCTCATGCTTAGATAACCCCTAAGGCTTTGCCGACTTTGGTAAAGGCTGCAACGGCTTTTTCAAGATGTTCTATTTCGTGGCCTGCCGAAATCTGAACCCTAATTCTTGCTTTACCTTGAGGTACAACAGGATAAAAGAAGCCTATCACATAAATACCTTCAGCCAAAAGCTTTGACGCAAACTCCTGAGCCAATTTAGCATCGTACAACATGATAGGTACAATCGGGTGTTGGCCAGGAATAATATCAAAACCTGCCTGTGTCATCGCTTTTCTGAAAAATTGAGTATTGTTTTCTAGCTTATCGCGAAGAGCAGTAGAGGCACTGAGCAAATCTAATACTTTGATTGATGCCCCAACAATAGCAGGAGCAAGGGTATTTGAAAACAAATATGGTCTTGAACGTTGACGCAATAGGTCTACGATTTCTTTCCGAGCGGCCGTAAATCCTCCCGAAGCACCCCCCAAAGCTTTACCATACGTACCCGTAATAATATCGATACGCCCCATTACATTTTTTAGCTCGTGAGTACCACGGCCAGTTTTTCCCATAAAGCCCGAAGCATGACATTCATCAATCATAACCATGGCATCGTACTGTTCGGCTAGGTCACAGATTTTATCGAGTGAAGCAATAGTGCCGTCCATTGAAAATACGCCATCTGTAAC
The DNA window shown above is from Flectobacillus major DSM 103 and carries:
- a CDS encoding NAD(P)H-dependent oxidoreductase encodes the protein MKHLIIYAHPNDGSLNHHLMQTVVDSLQSNNHDIEIRDLYQLHFSPVLSLEDMNGQRMGKVADDVKLEQDYILWADHITFIYPIWWTGMPAIMKGFIDRVFSYGFAYRYVQGVQKGLLTGKRTTIINTHGKSHAEYESIGMNKALSLTSDKGIFTYCGFEIEQHFFFDKADRANAETIAAWSAQIESLYAK
- a CDS encoding helix-turn-helix domain-containing protein, producing MLAHKSKYISLRIAVPTDYEEVFSHFYYAKNNSSDNISKTLLPSFQTILIFNFGVKAILHSKYNTELAVDKCLVIGPIKQAFDYSLPPNSEILVANFKDDAFYRFFGNASIAEHLPLHPDDLLDENCFTALWVELNKIDDTHRRVEFMLEFCKPYLKQRHTIVEKLTNLKNENLNPIKIVASQQNQTERNIQLTHKKTLGFTAKEICRYQRFLKAIQLIQNIASNTSKIDWFEIISQCGYYDQSQLIHDFKHYINISPTKYIKFQQDICMAKAE
- a CDS encoding Crp/Fnr family transcriptional regulator, whose protein sequence is MTKVLRQHFEKITPLTDQEFDYILSHFTTKKLKKHQFLIQEGDSVINDYFVVKGLLKASFTNHDGKEHILQFAMEDWWITDYQAYFGQSTATLAINCIEEVELLCISLTNREKICAELHKIEHFFRKKSNLGYIALQRRILSLLNNNAKERYEDLLVNYPSLFQRVPKTLIASYIGVSRETLSRLSS
- a CDS encoding putative maltokinase, encoding MNEITSAHLSSQQAWEHIKSDKALFNQFEAEILPPYINSCRWFAGKARTQERFSIKTAMEIPIKDSIALLCIVEVLYSDGETESYLLPLSFIEATLSKEIISTGIITLAYINNKRGFVIDALYDERFQQALFYQIAHAEPLQQTVGKLDFVRGKGLAGEDINAPIASKALTLASSNSAMVFGEKYFMKLYRKLFRETNPEVEMIEFLTEFSDFAFIPAFAGSITWKSDGLEDITLGMMQRMVDNQADSWEMTGGQLDDFVEAFVEKTFSIKEQVFEQVELLAQRTAEMHLALYAPNADKMFATEVFTEDYRRFIHTRLCHLLDKRYNLLIEKYTSITDPVTRKLAWDFMEAKELIDEFADQILTKDLESLRIRIHGDYHLGQVLATSNDYIIIDFEGEPESSITDRKIKHSPLKDVAGMIRSYHYAISAKMFNDPDAAKLDTTRVQLAADRWYKLILQTFMEKYLDTFGKPHPLFKNNNEINFLMLIYLLEKAVYELGYEISYRPDWVKIPLKGIVNVIREIEKLKM
- the kbl gene encoding glycine C-acetyltransferase, whose translation is MYGSVKEALQKELTGIQEAGLYKSERIIVSPQSAQIQINSGEEVLNFCANNYLGLSSHPEAIKAAHEAIDTHGFGMSSVRFICGTQDIHKELERKTAEFLGMEDCILYAAAFDANGGVFEPLLGEEDAIISDELNHASIIDGIRLCKAKRFRYKNNNMDDLETQLKAAAGSRRKLIVTDGVFSMDGTIASLDKICDLAEQYDAMVMIDECHASGFMGKTGRGTHELKNVMGRIDIITGTYGKALGGASGGFTAARKEIVDLLRQRSRPYLFSNTLAPAIVGASIKVLDLLSASTALRDKLENNTQFFRKAMTQAGFDIIPGQHPIVPIMLYDAKLAQEFASKLLAEGIYVIGFFYPVVPQGKARIRVQISAGHEIEHLEKAVAAFTKVGKALGVI
- a CDS encoding type 1 glutamine amidotransferase domain-containing protein — encoded protein: MKNALKKIAIMIVVIATILSYHNQVFAQTKHSNTMKKILFVVTSHDKKGNTGETTGYYLSEVAHPWEVLHKAGYEIDFVSPKGGKAPVDGFNLEDTVNKKFWENAKYHTKIENTRKPSQIKPKEYAAIFYAGGHGAMWDLADNKELAIIAQKIYENNGIVSAVCHGPAGLVNIKLSTGKYLVEGKKINAFTNEEEIAVKLENVVPFALETTLIERGAKFEKSGLWQPHVAVDQRVVTGQNPQSAKEVGEAVLKLLSVKQ
- a CDS encoding response regulator transcription factor, translated to MKNKLSCVIVDDEESSLELLKYYFEQNNHLSLKAIFHTPLDALSFLLKNPVDLLITDINMPKLSGIELYQAVHHHSFINVIFVSGYSEKIIDALQVSAIDYLYKPFSIERFEEAVSKAIKIINISKPYDSIPSEVLELAFMNYPSLGKMEKRIIDLLSKGYSSNMIAEALFISKKTVENHRVNIRKKLHLSTEHNLAALSVFLTESVKK